The following proteins are encoded in a genomic region of Acidobacteriota bacterium:
- the acsA gene encoding acetate--CoA ligase — translation MYVTETLEERRLHNIGSYEERLRGFDWAIAEKEMGWGHGDPVNIGWHLSDRLCRLGLGRKPALLWEGAGGNQRTYTFDDLRLLSNAVAAALARFGLAPSERICLFLDRVPELYIAFVGILKMGAVAQPLFSAFGEESLATRLLDAGTAAVLTQKKHLPKVRRIRAQLPALRTVVVVDAEGLALKAEDGEVALDLDSEPRLERFHIFPAAPETASVLHYTSGTTGQPKGAQHVHASLVSQYLTAKWVLDLKPDDVYWCNADPGWVTGTSYGIIGPWSNGITQAVLDSGFNADRWYGFIEKRKISVWYSAPTAIRLLMREGTPAALKHDLSSLRHLASVGEPLNPEAVHWGCEAFGLPFHDTYWQTETGCIVISNYPGMPVKPGSMGKPFPGIKAAVLDPATLEPRKAPGRVGVIGLKPGWPSMIRGYWNNTAGYAKKFANGWYLTGDRATVDADGYFWFVGRDDDVINTGGHLVGPFEIESALLEHPAVAESAAVAKPDPVNMEVVKAFVALKPGFTAGDDLELEIMNFVRKRLSPLAMPQEIAFVASLPRTRSGKILRRVLRAPEWGEPVGDLSTLMED, via the coding sequence ATGTACGTAACGGAGACCCTCGAGGAAAGACGGCTCCACAACATCGGCTCGTACGAGGAACGGCTCCGGGGTTTCGACTGGGCGATCGCCGAGAAGGAAATGGGGTGGGGCCACGGCGATCCCGTCAACATCGGCTGGCACCTCAGCGACCGGCTCTGCCGGCTCGGCCTCGGGAGGAAACCGGCGCTCCTCTGGGAAGGCGCGGGCGGAAACCAGAGGACGTACACCTTCGACGACCTGCGCCTCCTCTCCAACGCCGTCGCCGCCGCTCTCGCGCGCTTCGGCCTCGCGCCGTCCGAGAGGATCTGCCTCTTCCTCGACCGCGTGCCGGAGCTCTACATCGCGTTCGTCGGAATCCTCAAGATGGGGGCGGTCGCCCAGCCTCTCTTTTCCGCGTTCGGCGAGGAGTCGCTCGCGACGCGCCTTCTCGACGCCGGAACCGCGGCCGTCCTCACGCAGAAGAAGCACCTGCCCAAGGTCCGGCGCATCCGCGCCCAGCTCCCGGCCCTCCGCACCGTCGTCGTCGTCGACGCGGAGGGCCTCGCGCTCAAAGCGGAAGACGGCGAGGTCGCGCTCGACCTCGACTCCGAACCGCGCCTCGAACGCTTCCACATCTTCCCCGCGGCGCCGGAGACGGCCTCGGTCCTCCACTACACGTCCGGCACGACCGGCCAGCCCAAGGGCGCGCAACACGTCCACGCCTCGCTCGTGTCGCAGTACCTGACGGCGAAGTGGGTGCTCGACCTCAAGCCCGACGACGTCTACTGGTGCAACGCGGACCCGGGCTGGGTGACCGGGACGTCGTACGGGATCATCGGCCCCTGGTCGAACGGCATCACGCAGGCCGTCCTCGACTCAGGCTTCAACGCAGACCGGTGGTACGGCTTCATCGAGAAGCGAAAGATCAGCGTCTGGTACTCGGCTCCCACGGCCATCCGCCTCCTCATGCGCGAGGGGACGCCGGCGGCGCTGAAACACGACCTCTCCTCGCTACGGCACCTCGCGAGCGTCGGCGAGCCGCTCAATCCCGAGGCGGTCCACTGGGGGTGCGAGGCGTTCGGGCTGCCGTTCCACGACACGTACTGGCAGACGGAGACCGGCTGCATCGTCATCTCCAATTACCCCGGCATGCCGGTCAAGCCGGGCTCGATGGGCAAGCCCTTCCCGGGCATCAAGGCCGCCGTACTGGACCCGGCGACGCTCGAGCCCCGAAAGGCGCCGGGGCGCGTCGGGGTCATCGGCCTCAAGCCCGGGTGGCCCTCGATGATCCGCGGCTACTGGAACAACACCGCCGGCTACGCGAAGAAGTTCGCGAACGGCTGGTACCTCACGGGCGACCGCGCCACCGTGGACGCGGACGGCTACTTCTGGTTCGTGGGCCGTGACGACGACGTCATCAACACGGGCGGGCACCTCGTCGGCCCGTTCGAGATCGAGTCGGCGCTCCTCGAGCATCCCGCCGTCGCCGAGTCGGCGGCGGTCGCCAAGCCCGACCCCGTGAACATGGAAGTCGTGAAGGCGTTCGTCGCCCTCAAGCCCGGCTTCACGGCCGGCGACGACCTCGAGCTCGAGATCATGAACTTCGTCCGCAAGCGCCTCTCTCCCCTCGCGATGCCGCAGGAGATCGCCTTCGTGGCGTCGCTCCCGCGCACCCGGAGCGGCAAGATCCTGCGCCGGGTCCTCCGCGCGCCGGAGTGGGGCGAGCCCGTCGGCGACCTTTCCACCCTCATGGAGGACTGA
- a CDS encoding acyl carrier protein, producing the protein MDDLKKTILEYVRREYIEEGDDRELRTDTPLITGGIVDSFSMVSLKRFIEKKYAVTIPDADASPAAFDSVDKIAALVERFTAVKV; encoded by the coding sequence ATGGACGACCTCAAGAAGACGATTCTCGAATACGTCCGCCGCGAGTACATCGAGGAGGGGGACGACCGCGAGCTCAGGACCGACACGCCGCTCATCACGGGCGGCATCGTCGACTCCTTCTCGATGGTCTCCCTCAAGCGATTCATCGAGAAGAAATACGCCGTGACGATCCCCGACGCGGACGCCTCTCCCGCCGCCTTCGACAGCGTCGACAAGATCGCCGCCCTCGTCGAGCGGTTCACCGCCGTGAAGGTGTGA
- the kbl gene encoding glycine C-acetyltransferase produces MTTATLPATFRDVLGAELEALRTAGLYKEERFIHAPQGAEIEVEFPAGAPPKKVLNLCANNYLGLSSHPDVLAAAHLGLERRGYGMSSVRFICGTQDIHRELESRLTTFLGTEDTILFSSCLDANAGVFEAILSDQDVMIADRLVHASIVDGMRLCKAAQDTYKHSDMGHLEEKLVEHKDKRLRLVITDGVFSMDGDLAKLDEIVALCEKHGAMVFVDDSHATGFIGKTGRGTPERFGVLGKIDILTTTFGKALGGASGGCVSGRKEIVEMCRQRARPYLFSNTLASVIVAGTLKVLDLVSASTERRDRLEQNAKTWRRLLTEAGFDIKAGESPIVPVMLYNAKLAQDVARDLFAEGIYVVGFFFPVVAKGQARIRTQLSAAHTTAQLDRAIEAFRKVGKKHDILGKSKNEIVERYGL; encoded by the coding sequence ATGACGACCGCAACTCTCCCCGCCACGTTCCGCGACGTCCTCGGCGCCGAGCTCGAAGCCCTCAGGACCGCCGGCCTCTACAAGGAAGAACGCTTCATCCACGCGCCGCAGGGCGCCGAGATCGAGGTCGAGTTCCCCGCTGGCGCTCCGCCGAAGAAAGTCCTGAATCTCTGCGCGAACAACTACCTCGGCCTTTCGTCCCACCCCGACGTGCTCGCCGCCGCGCACCTCGGCCTCGAGCGGCGGGGCTACGGCATGTCCTCCGTCCGCTTCATCTGCGGTACGCAGGACATTCACCGCGAGCTCGAGAGCCGCCTCACGACGTTCCTCGGGACCGAGGACACGATTCTCTTCTCGTCCTGCCTCGACGCGAACGCCGGCGTCTTCGAGGCGATCCTGTCCGACCAGGACGTCATGATCGCCGACCGCCTCGTCCATGCCTCCATCGTGGACGGGATGCGCCTCTGCAAGGCGGCGCAGGACACGTACAAGCACTCCGACATGGGCCACCTCGAGGAGAAGCTCGTCGAGCACAAGGACAAACGCCTCCGGCTCGTGATCACGGACGGCGTCTTCTCGATGGACGGCGACCTCGCGAAGCTGGACGAGATCGTGGCCCTCTGCGAGAAGCACGGCGCGATGGTCTTCGTGGACGACTCGCACGCCACCGGCTTCATCGGCAAGACGGGGCGCGGCACGCCCGAGCGCTTCGGCGTCCTCGGAAAGATCGACATCCTCACGACGACCTTCGGCAAGGCGCTCGGCGGGGCGTCGGGCGGCTGCGTGAGCGGCCGGAAGGAGATCGTCGAGATGTGCCGCCAGCGGGCGCGGCCGTATCTCTTCTCGAACACCCTCGCCTCGGTCATCGTGGCCGGCACGCTCAAGGTGCTCGACCTCGTCTCGGCCTCGACCGAGCGGCGAGACCGGCTCGAGCAGAACGCGAAGACCTGGCGGCGGCTCCTGACGGAGGCCGGCTTCGACATCAAGGCGGGCGAGAGCCCCATCGTCCCCGTCATGCTCTACAACGCGAAGCTCGCGCAGGACGTCGCGCGCGACCTCTTCGCCGAAGGCATCTACGTCGTCGGCTTCTTCTTCCCGGTCGTCGCCAAGGGCCAGGCCCGCATCCGCACGCAGCTCTCGGCCGCACACACGACCGCGCAGCTCGACCGGGCCATCGAGGCGTTCCGCAAGGTGGGAAAGAAGCACGACATTCTCGGCAAGTCGAAAAACGAGATCGTGGAGAGATACGGCCTCTAG